Proteins encoded in a region of the Cygnus olor isolate bCygOlo1 chromosome 4, bCygOlo1.pri.v2, whole genome shotgun sequence genome:
- the CDC25B gene encoding M-phase inducer phosphatase 2 isoform X3, whose translation MAGMSPVTTLARDMDTLAGLGSHCDTPRRKAPGGPFPGPRCRLARASSGSSQDSATSDASDAGVGLDSPTQEDPEALEDVFEKAVLEAGRVVTDNKLLIRRIHSLPPRLLGASPALRNISNCSEFNSPPAREQQGQPRDDEGFVFKKPQRPGHRSRLQASEGGSGKEPFAQRPSSAPNLLFDTPEKENLPEGESPVVLRRCSLTSSMAEEDDDGFMEILDEEEMKQSDAEVPPGMASLLTAPLVKKEEAEPQRPAKRSKCRQLFRSPSMPSSVIRPILKRLERPHDRDTPVKTKRRRSVAGTPGEVAEPKARLMRSRSFCQEEIENMLANDHRELIGDFSKAYLLQTVEGKHQDLKYISPEMMVAVLSGQFSSFIESCVIVDCRYPYEYEGGHIKGAVNLPMEQDVEEFLLKKPIVPFDATKRVIVIFHCEFSSERGPRMCRFVREKDRACNEYPHLHYPELYVLKGGYREFFPQYQAHCEPQDYRPMHHADFKEDLRKCRLKSRTWAGERSRRELYSRLNNC comes from the exons ATGGCGGGGATGTCGCCGGTCACCACGCTGGCTCGCGACATGGACACGCTGGCGGGGCTGGGCAG CCACTGTGACACTCCCCGGAGGAAGGCTCCGGGGGGGCCCTTCCCGGGCCCCCGGTGCCGCCTGGCCCGCGCCTCCTCAGGCTCGTCCCAGGACTCCGCCACCTCCGACGCCTCGGATGCGG GAGTGGGCCTCGACTCCCCCACGCAGGAGGACCCCGAAGCCCTGGAGGACGT CTTCGAGAAGGCCGTGCTGGAGGCCGGGAGGGTCGTCACCGA caacaAGCTCCTCATCCGGAGAATCCACTCGCTGCCG CCGCGGCTCCTGggggccagcccagccctgaGGAACATCTCCAACTGCAGCGAGTTCAACAGCCCGCCGGCGAgagagcagcaggggcagccccgggaCGAT GAGGGGTTCGTGTTTAAGAAGCCCCAGAGGCCGGGGCACCGCAGCCGGCTGCAGGCGTCGGAGGGGGGCTCGGGGAAGGAGCCCTTCGCACAGAGACCCAGCTCCGCGCCCAACCTGCTG TTCGACACCCCCGAGAAAGAAAACCTGCCCGAGGGCGAGAGCCCCGTGGTGCTGCGCCGGTGCTCCCTCACCTCCTCCATGGCCGAGGAGGACGACGATGGCTTCATGGAGATCCTGGACGAGGAGGAGATGAAG CAGAGCGACGCGGAGGTGCCGCCGGGGATGGCGAGCCTGCTGACCGCCCCGCtggtgaagaaggaggaggcagagccG CAGCGCCCCGCCAAGCGCAGCAAGTGCCGGCAGCTCTTCCGCTCGCCCTCGATGCCCAGCAGCGTCATCCGGCCCATCCTGAAGCGCCTCGAGCGGCCCCACGACAGGGACACCCCCGTCAAAACCAAGCGGCGCAGGAGCGTGGCCGGCACCCCGGGCGAGGTGGCGGAGCCG AAAGCGCGGCTGATGCGCTCCAGGTCCTTCTGCCAGGAGGAGATTGAGAACATGCTGGCCAACGACCACCGGGAGCTCATCGGAGACTTCTCCAAG GCCTACCTGCTGCAGACGGTGGAGGGCAAGCACCAGGACCTCAAGTACATTTCCCCCGAAATG ATGGTGGCGGTGCTGAGCGGGCAGTTCAGCAGCTTCATCGAGAGCTGCGTGATCGTGGACTGCAGGTACCCCTACGAGTACGAGGGAGGCCACATCAAG GGTGCTGTCAACCTGCCGATGGAGCAGGACGTGGAGGAGTTCCTGCTGAAGAAGCCCATCGTGCCCTTCGACGCGACCAAGCGCGTGATCGTCATCTTCCACTGCGAGTTCTCCTCCGAGCGGGGGCCCAGGAT GTGCCGCTTTGTCCGGGAGAAGGACCGTGCCTGCAACGAGTACCCCCACCTGCACTACCCCGAGCTCTACGTCTTGAAGGGGGGGTACCGGGAGTTCTTCCCCCAGTACCAG GCGCACTGCGAGCCGCAGGACTACCGGCCCATGCACCACGCCGACTTCAAGGAGGACCTGCGCAAGTGCCGCCTCAAGAGCCGCACCTGGGCGGGCGAGCGCAGCCGCCGGGAGCTCTACAGCCGCCTCAACAACTGCTGA
- the CDC25B gene encoding M-phase inducer phosphatase 2 isoform X1 — MAGMSPVTTLARDMDTLAGLGSHCDTPRRKAPGGPFPGPRCRLARASSGSSQDSATSDASDAGVGLDSPTQEDPEALEDVFEKAVLEAGRVVTDNKLLIRRIHSLPPRLLGASPALRNISNCSEFNSPPAREQQGQPRDDEGFVFKKPQRPGHRSRLQASEGGSGKEPFAQRPSSAPNLLFDTPEKENLPEGESPVVLRRCSLTSSMAEEDDDGFMEILDEEEMKSDAEVPPGMASLLTAPLVKKEEAEPQRPAKRSKCRQLFRSPSMPSSVIRPILKRLERPHDRDTPVKTKRRRSVAGTPGEVAEPKARLMRSRSFCQEEIENMLANDHRELIGDFSKAYLLQTVEGKHQDLKYISPEMMVAVLSGQFSSFIESCVIVDCRYPYEYEGGHIKGAVNLPMEQDVEEFLLKKPIVPFDATKRVIVIFHCEFSSERGPRMCRFVREKDRACNEYPHLHYPELYVLKGGYREFFPQYQAHCEPQDYRPMHHADFKEDLRKCRLKSRTWAGERSRRELYSRLNNC; from the exons ATGGCGGGGATGTCGCCGGTCACCACGCTGGCTCGCGACATGGACACGCTGGCGGGGCTGGGCAG CCACTGTGACACTCCCCGGAGGAAGGCTCCGGGGGGGCCCTTCCCGGGCCCCCGGTGCCGCCTGGCCCGCGCCTCCTCAGGCTCGTCCCAGGACTCCGCCACCTCCGACGCCTCGGATGCGG GAGTGGGCCTCGACTCCCCCACGCAGGAGGACCCCGAAGCCCTGGAGGACGT CTTCGAGAAGGCCGTGCTGGAGGCCGGGAGGGTCGTCACCGA caacaAGCTCCTCATCCGGAGAATCCACTCGCTGCCG CCGCGGCTCCTGggggccagcccagccctgaGGAACATCTCCAACTGCAGCGAGTTCAACAGCCCGCCGGCGAgagagcagcaggggcagccccgggaCGAT GAGGGGTTCGTGTTTAAGAAGCCCCAGAGGCCGGGGCACCGCAGCCGGCTGCAGGCGTCGGAGGGGGGCTCGGGGAAGGAGCCCTTCGCACAGAGACCCAGCTCCGCGCCCAACCTGCTG TTCGACACCCCCGAGAAAGAAAACCTGCCCGAGGGCGAGAGCCCCGTGGTGCTGCGCCGGTGCTCCCTCACCTCCTCCATGGCCGAGGAGGACGACGATGGCTTCATGGAGATCCTGGACGAGGAGGAGATGAAG AGCGACGCGGAGGTGCCGCCGGGGATGGCGAGCCTGCTGACCGCCCCGCtggtgaagaaggaggaggcagagccG CAGCGCCCCGCCAAGCGCAGCAAGTGCCGGCAGCTCTTCCGCTCGCCCTCGATGCCCAGCAGCGTCATCCGGCCCATCCTGAAGCGCCTCGAGCGGCCCCACGACAGGGACACCCCCGTCAAAACCAAGCGGCGCAGGAGCGTGGCCGGCACCCCGGGCGAGGTGGCGGAGCCG AAAGCGCGGCTGATGCGCTCCAGGTCCTTCTGCCAGGAGGAGATTGAGAACATGCTGGCCAACGACCACCGGGAGCTCATCGGAGACTTCTCCAAG GCCTACCTGCTGCAGACGGTGGAGGGCAAGCACCAGGACCTCAAGTACATTTCCCCCGAAATG ATGGTGGCGGTGCTGAGCGGGCAGTTCAGCAGCTTCATCGAGAGCTGCGTGATCGTGGACTGCAGGTACCCCTACGAGTACGAGGGAGGCCACATCAAG GGTGCTGTCAACCTGCCGATGGAGCAGGACGTGGAGGAGTTCCTGCTGAAGAAGCCCATCGTGCCCTTCGACGCGACCAAGCGCGTGATCGTCATCTTCCACTGCGAGTTCTCCTCCGAGCGGGGGCCCAGGAT GTGCCGCTTTGTCCGGGAGAAGGACCGTGCCTGCAACGAGTACCCCCACCTGCACTACCCCGAGCTCTACGTCTTGAAGGGGGGGTACCGGGAGTTCTTCCCCCAGTACCAG GCGCACTGCGAGCCGCAGGACTACCGGCCCATGCACCACGCCGACTTCAAGGAGGACCTGCGCAAGTGCCGCCTCAAGAGCCGCACCTGGGCGGGCGAGCGCAGCCGCCGGGAGCTCTACAGCCGCCTCAACAACTGCTGA
- the CDC25B gene encoding M-phase inducer phosphatase 2 isoform X2 → MAGMSPVTTLARDMDTLAGLGSHCDTPRRKAPGGPFPGPRCRLARASSGSSQDSATSDASDAGVGLDSPTQEDPEALEDVFEKAVLEAGRVVTDNKLLIRRIHSLPPRLLGASPALRNISNCSEFNSPPAREQQGQPRDDEGFVFKKPQRPGHRSRLQASEGGSGKEPFAQRPSSAPNLLFDTPEKENLPEGESPVVLRRCSLTSSMAEEDDDGFMEILDEEEMKQSDAEVPPGMASLLTAPLVKKEEAEPRPAKRSKCRQLFRSPSMPSSVIRPILKRLERPHDRDTPVKTKRRRSVAGTPGEVAEPKARLMRSRSFCQEEIENMLANDHRELIGDFSKAYLLQTVEGKHQDLKYISPEMMVAVLSGQFSSFIESCVIVDCRYPYEYEGGHIKGAVNLPMEQDVEEFLLKKPIVPFDATKRVIVIFHCEFSSERGPRMCRFVREKDRACNEYPHLHYPELYVLKGGYREFFPQYQAHCEPQDYRPMHHADFKEDLRKCRLKSRTWAGERSRRELYSRLNNC, encoded by the exons ATGGCGGGGATGTCGCCGGTCACCACGCTGGCTCGCGACATGGACACGCTGGCGGGGCTGGGCAG CCACTGTGACACTCCCCGGAGGAAGGCTCCGGGGGGGCCCTTCCCGGGCCCCCGGTGCCGCCTGGCCCGCGCCTCCTCAGGCTCGTCCCAGGACTCCGCCACCTCCGACGCCTCGGATGCGG GAGTGGGCCTCGACTCCCCCACGCAGGAGGACCCCGAAGCCCTGGAGGACGT CTTCGAGAAGGCCGTGCTGGAGGCCGGGAGGGTCGTCACCGA caacaAGCTCCTCATCCGGAGAATCCACTCGCTGCCG CCGCGGCTCCTGggggccagcccagccctgaGGAACATCTCCAACTGCAGCGAGTTCAACAGCCCGCCGGCGAgagagcagcaggggcagccccgggaCGAT GAGGGGTTCGTGTTTAAGAAGCCCCAGAGGCCGGGGCACCGCAGCCGGCTGCAGGCGTCGGAGGGGGGCTCGGGGAAGGAGCCCTTCGCACAGAGACCCAGCTCCGCGCCCAACCTGCTG TTCGACACCCCCGAGAAAGAAAACCTGCCCGAGGGCGAGAGCCCCGTGGTGCTGCGCCGGTGCTCCCTCACCTCCTCCATGGCCGAGGAGGACGACGATGGCTTCATGGAGATCCTGGACGAGGAGGAGATGAAG CAGAGCGACGCGGAGGTGCCGCCGGGGATGGCGAGCCTGCTGACCGCCCCGCtggtgaagaaggaggaggcagagccG CGCCCCGCCAAGCGCAGCAAGTGCCGGCAGCTCTTCCGCTCGCCCTCGATGCCCAGCAGCGTCATCCGGCCCATCCTGAAGCGCCTCGAGCGGCCCCACGACAGGGACACCCCCGTCAAAACCAAGCGGCGCAGGAGCGTGGCCGGCACCCCGGGCGAGGTGGCGGAGCCG AAAGCGCGGCTGATGCGCTCCAGGTCCTTCTGCCAGGAGGAGATTGAGAACATGCTGGCCAACGACCACCGGGAGCTCATCGGAGACTTCTCCAAG GCCTACCTGCTGCAGACGGTGGAGGGCAAGCACCAGGACCTCAAGTACATTTCCCCCGAAATG ATGGTGGCGGTGCTGAGCGGGCAGTTCAGCAGCTTCATCGAGAGCTGCGTGATCGTGGACTGCAGGTACCCCTACGAGTACGAGGGAGGCCACATCAAG GGTGCTGTCAACCTGCCGATGGAGCAGGACGTGGAGGAGTTCCTGCTGAAGAAGCCCATCGTGCCCTTCGACGCGACCAAGCGCGTGATCGTCATCTTCCACTGCGAGTTCTCCTCCGAGCGGGGGCCCAGGAT GTGCCGCTTTGTCCGGGAGAAGGACCGTGCCTGCAACGAGTACCCCCACCTGCACTACCCCGAGCTCTACGTCTTGAAGGGGGGGTACCGGGAGTTCTTCCCCCAGTACCAG GCGCACTGCGAGCCGCAGGACTACCGGCCCATGCACCACGCCGACTTCAAGGAGGACCTGCGCAAGTGCCGCCTCAAGAGCCGCACCTGGGCGGGCGAGCGCAGCCGCCGGGAGCTCTACAGCCGCCTCAACAACTGCTGA
- the AP5S1 gene encoding AP-5 complex subunit sigma-1, with protein sequence MVRAFLLLAPGGPGPGPGHAPGHAPCRLLLARAFAPPGTPPGTPPGSPPRQRLRRKEQLLAVARQVASHCHLHQASSGRPPAPPLPEDPPSLHNAPGGLFRLPPGDPFPQGTSVAWLAAPNLAFALVCDPRENLALAEGTLRHLAPRLLATLRPPGTGVLLRPDAADLLLDRLLPHGQLLFLSERFLQAADRELSR encoded by the exons ATGGTGCGGGCGTTCCTGCTGCTGGcgccgggcggccccggccccggccctggcCACGCCCCCGGCCACGCCCCCTGCCGCCTGCTGCTGGCGCGCGCCTTCgcccccccggggaccccccccgggaccccccccgggtcccccccccggcagcgccTCCGCcgcaaggagcagctgctggccgTGGCCAG GCAGGTCGCCTCCCACTGCCACCTTCACCAAGCATCCtccggccgccccccggccccgccgcttCCCGAGGACCCCCCGTCCCTCCACAACGCCCCGGGGGGGCTCTTCCGGCTGCCCCCCGGCGACCCCTTCCCCCAAGGGACCTCGGTCGCCTGGCTGGCGGCCCCCAACCTCGCCTTCGCCCTGGTCTGCGACCCCCGGGAGAACCTGGCGCTGGCCGAGGGCACCCTGCGGCACCTCGCCCCCCGCCTGCTGGCCACCCTGCGCCCCCCCGGCACCGGCGTCCTGCTGCGGCCCGACGCCGCCGACCTCCTCCTCGACCGGCTCCTGCCCCACGGgcagctcctcttcctcagcgAGCGCTTCCTCCAGGCCGCGGACCGCGAGCTGTCACGCTGA
- the LOC121069913 gene encoding C-type lectin domain family 4 member F-like isoform X1 — translation MATEGPDLYENLKIRYPRGEQVLDFGSRPSPSRRVLGTLLAMGLAALLALGAALTAVATLRARDQAELRVARAELEALGPLLPPGPDGSRSPSDSPDVAQRRRDFLGRWLQGLGLGWRYHKGKIYYFSWDEKPWREAKEFCLSKRAQLTSVTSRDEQEFLARESRGGYYWIGLEDGDRNDTWRWVDGTVYSPANSFWAPGQPDRQDHGQQGREGCAQIHPVGTGLWNDHNCNIPFLWICKRDLGGP, via the exons ATGGCCACTGAGGGGCCGGACCTGTACGAGAACCTGAAGATCCGCTACCCGCGCGGTGAGCAAG TGCTGGATTTCGGGTCCCGGCCGTCCCCGTCCCGCCGGGTGCTGGGCACTCTGCTGGCCATGGGCTTGGCGGCCCTCCTGGCCCTGGGGGCCGCCCTGACGGCCGTCGCCACCCTGC GCGCACGGGACCAGGCGGAGCTGCGGGTGGCACGGGCAGAGCTGGAGGCGCTGGGGCCGCTGCTGCCGCCCGGCCCCGATG GTTCACGGAGCCCCAGTGACAGCCCCGACGTGGCACAGAGGCGCAGGGACTTTTTGG ggcggtggctgcaggggctgggcctGGGCTGGAGGTACCACAAGGGGAAGATCTACTACTTCTCGTGGGACGAGAAGCCTTGGCGCGAGGCGAAGGAGTTCTGCCTCTCCAAGCGGGCGCAGCTCACCTCCGTCACCAGCCGGGACGAGCAG GAGTTCCTGGCGCGGGAGTCGCGGGGGGGCTATTACTGGATCGGGCTGGAGGACGGTGACCGCAACGACACCTGGCGCTGGGTGGACGGCACCGTGTACTCACCGGCCAACAG CTTCTGGGCGCCGGGGCAGCCGGACCGGCAGGACCACGGGCAGCAGGGCCGCGAGGGCTGCGCCCAGATCCACCCGGTGGGCACCGGGCTCTGGAACGACCACAACTGCAACATCCCCTTCCTCTGGATCTGCAAGCGGGACCTGGGGGGGCCCTGA
- the LOC121069913 gene encoding C-type lectin domain family 4 member F-like isoform X3: MATEGPDLYENLKIRYPRGEQVLDFGSRPSPSRRVLGTLLAMGLAALLALGAALTAVATLRARDQAELRVARAELEALGPLLPPGPDGRWLQGLGLGWRYHKGKIYYFSWDEKPWREAKEFCLSKRAQLTSVTSRDEQEFLARESRGGYYWIGLEDGDRNDTWRWVDGTVYSPANSFWAPGQPDRQDHGQQGREGCAQIHPVGTGLWNDHNCNIPFLWICKRDLGGP, translated from the exons ATGGCCACTGAGGGGCCGGACCTGTACGAGAACCTGAAGATCCGCTACCCGCGCGGTGAGCAAG TGCTGGATTTCGGGTCCCGGCCGTCCCCGTCCCGCCGGGTGCTGGGCACTCTGCTGGCCATGGGCTTGGCGGCCCTCCTGGCCCTGGGGGCCGCCCTGACGGCCGTCGCCACCCTGC GCGCACGGGACCAGGCGGAGCTGCGGGTGGCACGGGCAGAGCTGGAGGCGCTGGGGCCGCTGCTGCCGCCCGGCCCCGATG ggcggtggctgcaggggctgggcctGGGCTGGAGGTACCACAAGGGGAAGATCTACTACTTCTCGTGGGACGAGAAGCCTTGGCGCGAGGCGAAGGAGTTCTGCCTCTCCAAGCGGGCGCAGCTCACCTCCGTCACCAGCCGGGACGAGCAG GAGTTCCTGGCGCGGGAGTCGCGGGGGGGCTATTACTGGATCGGGCTGGAGGACGGTGACCGCAACGACACCTGGCGCTGGGTGGACGGCACCGTGTACTCACCGGCCAACAG CTTCTGGGCGCCGGGGCAGCCGGACCGGCAGGACCACGGGCAGCAGGGCCGCGAGGGCTGCGCCCAGATCCACCCGGTGGGCACCGGGCTCTGGAACGACCACAACTGCAACATCCCCTTCCTCTGGATCTGCAAGCGGGACCTGGGGGGGCCCTGA
- the LOC121069913 gene encoding C-type lectin domain family 4 member F-like isoform X4, giving the protein MATEGPDLYENLKIRYPRGARDQAELRVARAELEALGPLLPPGPDGSRSPSDSPDVAQRRRDFLGRWLQGLGLGWRYHKGKIYYFSWDEKPWREAKEFCLSKRAQLTSVTSRDEQEFLARESRGGYYWIGLEDGDRNDTWRWVDGTVYSPANSFWAPGQPDRQDHGQQGREGCAQIHPVGTGLWNDHNCNIPFLWICKRDLGGP; this is encoded by the exons ATGGCCACTGAGGGGCCGGACCTGTACGAGAACCTGAAGATCCGCTACCCGCGCG GCGCACGGGACCAGGCGGAGCTGCGGGTGGCACGGGCAGAGCTGGAGGCGCTGGGGCCGCTGCTGCCGCCCGGCCCCGATG GTTCACGGAGCCCCAGTGACAGCCCCGACGTGGCACAGAGGCGCAGGGACTTTTTGG ggcggtggctgcaggggctgggcctGGGCTGGAGGTACCACAAGGGGAAGATCTACTACTTCTCGTGGGACGAGAAGCCTTGGCGCGAGGCGAAGGAGTTCTGCCTCTCCAAGCGGGCGCAGCTCACCTCCGTCACCAGCCGGGACGAGCAG GAGTTCCTGGCGCGGGAGTCGCGGGGGGGCTATTACTGGATCGGGCTGGAGGACGGTGACCGCAACGACACCTGGCGCTGGGTGGACGGCACCGTGTACTCACCGGCCAACAG CTTCTGGGCGCCGGGGCAGCCGGACCGGCAGGACCACGGGCAGCAGGGCCGCGAGGGCTGCGCCCAGATCCACCCGGTGGGCACCGGGCTCTGGAACGACCACAACTGCAACATCCCCTTCCTCTGGATCTGCAAGCGGGACCTGGGGGGGCCCTGA
- the LOC121069913 gene encoding C-type lectin domain family 4 member F-like isoform X2 has protein sequence MATEGPDLYENLKIRYPRVLDFGSRPSPSRRVLGTLLAMGLAALLALGAALTAVATLRARDQAELRVARAELEALGPLLPPGPDGSRSPSDSPDVAQRRRDFLGRWLQGLGLGWRYHKGKIYYFSWDEKPWREAKEFCLSKRAQLTSVTSRDEQEFLARESRGGYYWIGLEDGDRNDTWRWVDGTVYSPANSFWAPGQPDRQDHGQQGREGCAQIHPVGTGLWNDHNCNIPFLWICKRDLGGP, from the exons ATGGCCACTGAGGGGCCGGACCTGTACGAGAACCTGAAGATCCGCTACCCGCGCG TGCTGGATTTCGGGTCCCGGCCGTCCCCGTCCCGCCGGGTGCTGGGCACTCTGCTGGCCATGGGCTTGGCGGCCCTCCTGGCCCTGGGGGCCGCCCTGACGGCCGTCGCCACCCTGC GCGCACGGGACCAGGCGGAGCTGCGGGTGGCACGGGCAGAGCTGGAGGCGCTGGGGCCGCTGCTGCCGCCCGGCCCCGATG GTTCACGGAGCCCCAGTGACAGCCCCGACGTGGCACAGAGGCGCAGGGACTTTTTGG ggcggtggctgcaggggctgggcctGGGCTGGAGGTACCACAAGGGGAAGATCTACTACTTCTCGTGGGACGAGAAGCCTTGGCGCGAGGCGAAGGAGTTCTGCCTCTCCAAGCGGGCGCAGCTCACCTCCGTCACCAGCCGGGACGAGCAG GAGTTCCTGGCGCGGGAGTCGCGGGGGGGCTATTACTGGATCGGGCTGGAGGACGGTGACCGCAACGACACCTGGCGCTGGGTGGACGGCACCGTGTACTCACCGGCCAACAG CTTCTGGGCGCCGGGGCAGCCGGACCGGCAGGACCACGGGCAGCAGGGCCGCGAGGGCTGCGCCCAGATCCACCCGGTGGGCACCGGGCTCTGGAACGACCACAACTGCAACATCCCCTTCCTCTGGATCTGCAAGCGGGACCTGGGGGGGCCCTGA